A stretch of Camelina sativa cultivar DH55 chromosome 18, Cs, whole genome shotgun sequence DNA encodes these proteins:
- the LOC104760739 gene encoding pentatricopeptide repeat-containing protein At5g42310, mitochondrial-like yields MLLLQPPPLVSSRFHPLYFLTHHHHHHRVSQPPISAFSATASASSPSSSSSSSSSSYFSSWNGLDTNEESDDEFTSEVHRRYDFSPLLKFLSRFGPVELVLDSESKSETSPESLEPVEFELAESYRAVPAPYWHSLIKSLSSSTSSLGLAYAVVSWLQKHNLCFSYELLYSILIHALGRSDKLYEAFLLSQKQTLTPLTYNALIGACARNNDIEKALNLISRMRQDGYQSDFVNYSLVIQSLTRSNKIDSVMLQRLYKEIERDKLELDVQLVNDIIFGFAKSGDPSRALQLLGMAQATGLSAKTATLVSIISALANSGRTLEAEALFEELRQSGIKPRTKAYNALLRGYVKTGPLKDAESMVSEMEKRGVSPDEHTYSLLIDAYVNAGRWESARIVLKEMEAGDVQPNSFVFSRLLAGYRDRGEWQKTFQVLKEMKSIGVKPDRQFYNVVIDTFGKFNCLDHAMTTFDRMLSEGIEPDRVTWNTLIDCHCKHGRHIVAEEMFEAMERRGCFPCATTYNIMINSYGDQERWDDMKSLLGKMKSQGILPNVVTHTTLVDVYGKSGRFNDAIQCLEEMKSVGLKPSSTMYNALINAYAQRGLSELAVNAFRVMTSDGLKPSLLALNSLINAFGEDRRDAEAFAVLQYMKENGVKPDVVTYTTLMKALIRVDKFQKVPGVYEEMIMSGCKPDRKSRSMLRSALRYMKQTLKAS; encoded by the exons atgcTTCTCTTGCAACCTCCTCCACTGGTCTCATCTCGATTTCACCCTCTCTACTTCCTCActcaccaccatcaccaccaccgcGTCTCCCAACCGCCAATCTCAGCCTTCTCTGCAACCGCCTCTGcttcttcaccatcatcatcatcttcttcttcttcttcttcttacttctctTCATGGAATGGTTTAGATACAAATGAAGAATCCGATGACGAATTCACCTCCGAGGTTCACCGTCGCTACGACTTCTCTCCGCTTCTAAAATTCCTATCCAGATTCGGACCAGTCGAGTTAGTTTTGGATTCAGAATCCAAATCAGAAACATCTCCAGAATCGCTCGAACCGGTGGAGTTCGAGCTCGCCGAGTCATACAGAGCTGTACCAGCACCATACTGGCACTCGTTGATTAAATCTTTATCCTCATCGACGTCATCTCTCGGTTTAGCTTACGCAGTCGTCTCATGGCTACAAAAACATAACCTCTGTTTCTCCTATGAGCTTCTCTACTCAATTCTCATCCACGCGCTTGGCCGTTCCGACAAGCTTTACGAGGcgtttcttctctctcagaAACAAACCTTAACACCTCTGACATACAATGCCTTAATTGGTGCTTGCGCTAGGAACAATGATATCGAAAAGGCTCTTAATTTGATCTCTAGGATGCGTCAAGATGGTTACCAATCCGATTTTGTCAACTATAGTTTAGTGATTCAGTCCTTGACGCGTAGCAACAAGATTGATTCAGTTATGTTGCAGAGGTTGTATAAAGAGATTGAAAGAGATAAGCTTGAGCTTGATGTGCAGCTTGTTAATGATATTATCTTCGGTTTTGCTAAATCTGGTGACCCTTCTCGGGCTTTGCAGCTTCTTGGTATGGCTCAAGCCACCGGGTTGAGCGCCAAAACTGCTACTCTTGTCTCGATTATTTCGGCATTGGCGAATTCCGGAAGGACTCTGGAGGCTGAAGCTTTGTTTGAGGAGCTGAGACAGAGCGGGATTAAACCAAGAACCAAAGCTTACAATGCGTTGCTTAGAGGGTATGTGAAGACAGGTCCTTTAAAAGATGCAGAGTCGATGGTTTCGGAGATGGAGAAGAGAGGTGTTTCGCCTGATGAACATACCTATAGTCTCCTCATTGATGCATATGTGAATGCAGGTAGATGGGAAAGCGCGAGAATTGTGTTGAAAGAGATGGAAGCTGGTGATGTACAGCctaactcttttgttttcagcAGACTCTTAGCAGGTTATCGTGATAGAGGCGAGTGGCAAAAGACATTTCAAGTtctcaaggagatgaagagcATCGGTGTTAAACCCGATAGACAGTTTTACAACGTGGTTATCGATACCTTTGGGAAGTTTAACTGTCTTGATCATGCAATGACGACTTTTGATAGAATGTTAAGTGAAGGGATTGAGCCTGATAGGGTGACTTGGAACACGCTTATCGATTGTCATTGTAAGCATGGAAGGCACATAGTAGCAGAAGAGATGTTTGAGGCAATGGAGAGGCGAGGGTGCTTTCCTTGTGCTACGACTTATAACATCATGATCAATAGTTATGGAGATCAAGAAAGATGGGATGACATGAAAAGCTTGTTGGGAAAGATGAAGAGCCAAGGGATACTACCTAACGTTGTGACACACACAACACTCGTTGACGTTTATGGCAAATCAGGGAGGTTTAATGATGCAATACAGTGCTTGGAAGAGATGAAATCAGTTGGGCtgaaaccatcatcaaccaTGTACAACGCCCTCATCAATGCATATGCACAAAGG GGTTTATCGGAGCTAGCTGTGAATGCATTTAGAGTGATGACATCAGATGGATTAAAGCCGAGTTTATTGGCTCTCAATTCCCTCATCAATGCCTTTGGTGAGGATAGAAGAGACGCTGAAGCCTTTGCCGTGTTGCAGTACATGAAAGAAAAC GGGGTGAAGCCAGACGTGGTCACATACACAACACTCATGAAAGCTCTCATTCGTGTTGATAAATTCCAGAAG GTACCGGGTGTTTACGAAGAGATGATCATGTCAGGCTGCAAACCAGATAGAAAATCTAGATCCATGTTACGGTCAGCTCTAAGATACATGAAGCAGACGTTAAAAGCCTCATAA